In the genome of Geotrypetes seraphini chromosome 16, aGeoSer1.1, whole genome shotgun sequence, one region contains:
- the RPRD2 gene encoding regulation of nuclear pre-mRNA domain-containing protein 2 isoform X2: MAVSGGGKAAAGLLEIALDRKLQSVTNTMESIQSLSSWCIENKKHHATVVHYWMKWVRRSAFPHRLNLFYVANDVIQNCKRKNAIVFRETFAEVLPEASTLVKDASISKSVERIFKIWEDRSVYPEKTIAMFRTGLTAENPKAVLKSKIVAEFRPQSLMDALVAYKHTEDQIEMKEKQLSTMRVDVCSTETLKRLKDKAGGKKFSKDFEEASAKLEEFVNGLDKQVKNGPSLTETLENAGIFYEAQYKEVKVVVNAYKTFANRVSNLKKKLDQLKATLPDPEESPLPSPSMDAPSPTGSESPFQGMGEEDSLSPVSITPEPAKDNRDVEDMELSDVDDDLSKIIVDDRKEKQVVSSSTSTKTTDSVPSAVPSTSATPTTASITPPLSATASPPTPIPTPPTPPSPTPPTPPTPTPAKAPNAVTTLSSTTLPLPNLANVDLAKISSILSSLTSVMKNTGVSPASRPSPGTPTTPTTLSGSLKTPVQGTAAPGSQNPLANILSKVDISPESILSALSKTQASSAPGLQGLSSLLQNVAGNTALSSGIASHSTSTSPVNTTVCSMKERNVPSNTSPFVAKSFGFSPNSSVSEVSSTSVIKTSMAHSPGLSSSSFKQPVNSDGFTSPSRSSTETSMSQSSEVSKTKTESESCSPTSLEMKIHNFLKGNPGFSGLNLNIPILSSLGATSTPSESHSSDFHRGPTSTSVDNVDGTPVRDERSGTPTQDEMMDKPTSSNVDTMSLISKLISPGSSTPSSTGSPPQSRNEDFSQELSNSVPSYRPFNLGGNSSPSAYGQASDSMEKCSSLMESSQEKFYPDTSFKEDEDYRDFDYSGPPPSAMVNLEKKPAKSILKSSKHLDQVEFQSLMSGFGHQSQELGVQSTFPSTLGSVLDQKSCGQLPSPPDMYGNYSLRGSDIDPDRSPSPSKSDTFFTPDSNHNSLSKSLVHSGLSQNQYADSPHSGPSRPLFPTQNTPSSTSIRPPISNLEASLSSVISATSTIEFKNMLKIASRKPSEDSQTPKSTANEGALSNVSQTGISADQQQLQEEHYRIETRVSSSSLDLPDSTEEKGAPIETLGYHNARNRRLSGEPIQTVESIRVLGKGNRGHGQDAGRLGWFEMSNSGNSFDKGPSNTPELSTVSGNSGMTGFKNQHPPHFQENVSNFRANNFSTAFDHHIPPPPPPPPPPPPLPLAPPIAPPLELGPPFQREQVGPPPSGLPAAPPVDHGSLFTRDHTVPPHIPSVEHTNPFSNETSAPLPLPLGVPPLPPIEHGGIPFPAPPLPPLDRGVVPFSVPPPPPAPPVERGGIPFSPPPLLDHSGIPFAKEHNTLHQGAMNEHFNLHPGPPGNLVGPPGNLMTPPQQDHGCPPLGRLQENLALPAHMRDQHGPSFSGHPPSLLGPPPRENMHQSGMMRNPRPDFRPRNHFQNRDPSRGLKRPRPPFGRGPPYFAPKRPFYPPRY; this comes from the exons CTGCTTTTCCACATCGATTGAATCTCTTTTATGTAGCTAATGATGTTATACAGAACTGTAAAAGGAAAAATGCAATTGTCTTTCGTGAAACATTTGCAGAAGTGCTGCCAGAAGCATCTACATTGGTGAA GGATGCCTCCATTTCTAAATCCGTAGAACGGATATTTAAAATCTGGGAAGACAGAAGTGTGTACCCTGAAAAGACAATTGCAATGTTCCGGACTGGTTTAA CAGCTGAAAATCCAAAAGCAGTGCTGAAATCCAAGATTGTTGCTGAATTCAGA CCACAGTCTCTCATGGATGCATTGGTTGCATATAAACATACAGAAGATCAGATAGAAATGAAGGAGAAGCAACTTTCCACCATGAGGGTAGATGTGTGTAGCACAGAAACACTGAAACGCTTGAAAG ATAAAGCAGGAGGGAAGAAGTTCTCCAAAGACTTTGAGGAAGCAAGTGCCAAGCTTGAGGAGTTTGTAAATGGCTTAGACAAGCAAGTGAAAAATGGCCCATCTTTAACAGAGACGCTTGAGAATGCTGGTATATTCTATGAAGCCCAATATAAAGAAGTCAAGGTGGTAGTAAAT gcttATAAAACATTTGCTAACCGAGTTAGCAATCTAAAGAAAAAACTAGACCAGCTGAAAGCAACTCTTCCTGATCCAGAGGAGTCTCCTCTTCCTTCACCAAGTATGGATGCCCCCTCGCCAACTGGTTCAGAATCTCCTTTCCAGGGAATGGGTGAAGAAGACTCCTTATCCCCCGTGTCCATAACCCCAGAGCCTGCAAAAGATAATCGGGATGTGGAGGACATGGAGCTGTCTGATGTAGATGATGATTTGTCAAAAATCATCG TGGATGATAGGAAAGAGAAGCAAGTGGTTTCTTCATCAACTTCAACAAAAACAACAGATAGCGTCCCCAGTGCAGTGCCGTCTACTTCTGCAACACCAACTACTGCTTCCATAACGCCACCTCTTAGTGCTACAGCCTCCCCACCCACTCCTATTCCAACACCTCCCACTCCACCCTCTCCTACTCCTCCTACCCCTCCCACACCTACCCCTGCAAAAGCACCAAATGCTGTGACAACTCTCTCTTCCACAACACTTCCTTTACCAAACCTTGCAAATGTCGACCTGGCCAAGATCAGCTCAATTCTCAGCAGCTTAACATCAGTCATGAAGAATACAG GGGTGAGTCCTGCTTCTAGGCCTTCCCCTGGGACACCAACGACTCCAACGACTCTTTCTGGTAGTCTGAAGACTCCAGTTCAGGGAACAGCAGCTCCTGGGTCTCAGAATCCATTAGCCAATATTCTCTCGAAGGTCGATATCTCTCCAGAGAGTATTCTTTCAGCACTCTCCAAAACCCAGGCCTCTTCAGCACCAGGACTGCAAG GTTTGTCATCTTTGCTTCAGAACGTAGCTGGAAATACAGCTTTATCAAGTGGAATTGCTTCTCATAGCACTTCGACATCCCCAGTCAACACCACAGTTTGCAgtatgaaagaaagaaatgtcccTTCCAATACTTCACCTTTTGTTGCCAAAAGTTTTGGTTTTTCTCCAAATTCATCTGTTTCTGAAGTTTCTTCTACTTCAGTAATCAAGACCTCCATGGCTCATAGTCCAGGGCTTTCCAGTTCTAGTTTCAAACAACCAGTTAATTCTGATGGCTTCACCAGTCCATCCCGTTCATCTACAGAAACCTCAATGAGCCAGTCATCAGAGGTTTCCAAGACCAAGACCGAATCAGAGTCTTGCTCACCAACTAGTCTAGAAATGAAAATTCATAATTTTTTAAAGGGAAACCCTGGTTTTAGTGGTTTAAATTTGAATATCCCAATTCTAAGCAGCTTGGGAGCCACTAGTACCCCATCTGAAAGTCACTCATCAGATTTCCATCGAGGTCCTACTAGCACCTCAGTGGACAATGTAGATGGAACACCTGTTCGTGATGAAAGGAGTGGAACACCTACTCAGGATGAGATGATGGATAAACCAACTTCAAGTAATGTGGACACCATGTCTTTAATATCTAAGCTAATAAGTCCTGGATCATCTACACCGAGTAGCACAGGATCACCGCCACAGAGCAGAAATGAAGATTTTTCTCAAGAACTGTCTAATTCTGTGCCTTCCTATAGACCTTTCAATCTCGGGGGAAATTCCTCACCATCAGCATATGGACAAGCCTCTGATAGTATGGAAAAATGCTCTTCATTAATGGAGTCTTCACAAGAGAAATTCTATCCAGATACATCTTTTAAAGAGGATGAAGACTATCGTGACTTTGACTATTCAGGACCCCCACCCTCTGCCATGGTAAATCTTGAGAAGAAACCTGCAAAATCTATTTTAAAATCAAGTAAGCACCTTGATCAAGTAGAATTCCAGTCGCTGATGTCTGGTTTTGGTCATCAATCTCAAGAGCTTGGTGTGCAGTCTACTTTTCCTTCGACATTAGGATCTGTACTTGATCAGAAGAGCTGTGGTCAGTTGCCATCACCACCTGATATGTATGGAAATTACAGTCTAAGGGGAAGTGATATAGATCCAGACAGGTCACCCTCACCTAGTAAGAGTGACACATTTTTCACACCTGACTCCAATCATAATAGTTTGTCAAAATCTCTAGTACATTCTGGTTTGTCCCAGAATCAATATGCAGACTCCCCTCATTCAGGCCCTAGTAGACCACTTTTCCCTACTCAGAATACCCCTTCTAGCACTTCTATTAGACCCCCGATTTCTAACCTGGAGGCATCTCTAAGCTCAGTTATTTCAGCAACTTCAACTATTGAGTTTAAGAACATGCTGAAAATTGCATCTCGCAAGCCTTCTGAAGACAGTCAGACTCCTAAAAGCACTGCTAATGAAGGAGCCCTGTCTAATGTGAGTCAGACTGGAATATCTGCTGACCAGCAGCAGCTTCAGGAAGAGCATTATCGCATAGAAACTAGAGTATCCTCATCTTCTTTAGACTTGCCTGATAGTACGGAAGAGAAAGGAGCCCCTATAGAAACCTTGGGTTACCATAATGCCAGAAATAGGAGGCTCTCGGGAGAACCCATTCAGACAGTAGAATCTATCCGAGTCCTTGGGAAAGGGAATAGAGGACATGGACAAGATGCAGGTAGGTTAGGTTGGTTTGAAATGAGTAACTCAGGAAATTCTTTTGATAAAGGCCCATCGAATACTCCTGAACTATCCACTGTGAGTGGAAACAGTGGAATGACTGGATTTAAAAACCAGCACCCACCACACTTTCAGGAAAATGTAAGTAATTTCAGAGCAAATAATTTCAGCACTGCTTTTGATCATCATattcctccaccacctccaccaccacCTCCGCCACCACCACTTCCTCTTGCACCCCCCATTGCACCTCCCTTAGAGCTTGGACCTCCTTTCCAGAGAGAACAAGTTGGCCCGCCACCATCTGGACTGCCTGCTGCCCCACCAGTGGATCATGGAAGTCTCTTTACCAGGGATCACACTGTTCCTCCACATATACCATCAGTGGAGCatacaaatcctttttcaaaCGAGACATCAGCCCCACTGCCTTTGCCTCTTGGTGTGCCCCCCCTTCCACCAATTGAACATGGTGGTATTCcatttcctgcccctcctctccctcctttagACCGTGGAGTAGTTCCATTTTCTGTTCCCCCTCCACCACCAGCCCCACCTGTAGAGCGTGGGGGTAttccattttctccccctccactGTTAGATCATAGTGGTATTCCATTTGCAAAGGAGCATAACACCCTGCATCAAGGAGCAATGAATGAGCATTTTAATTTGCATCCAGGACCACCAGGCAACCTTGTGGGACCACCAGGCAACCTTATGACCCCACCTCAACAAGACCACGGATGTCCACCACTTGGTAGACTTCAGGAAAACCTAGCCCTGCCTGCACACATGCGAGATCAGCATGGACCATCCTTTAGTGGTCATCCTCCTTCACTTCTTGGCCCACCTCCTAGAGAAAATATGCATCAGAGTGGAATGATGAGAAACCCACGGCCAGATTTTAGGCCCAGGAACCATTTCCAAAATAGAGACCCATCTCGTGGCTTAAAAAGGCCTAGGCCCCCTTTTGGTAGGGGACCGCCATATTTTGCACCAAAACGCCCATTTTACCCTCCTCGGTATTGA
- the RPRD2 gene encoding regulation of nuclear pre-mRNA domain-containing protein 2 isoform X1: MAVSGGGKAAAGLLEIALDRKLQSVTNTMESIQSLSSWCIENKKHHATVVHYWMKWVRRSAFPHRLNLFYVANDVIQNCKRKNAIVFRETFAEVLPEASTLVKDASISKSVERIFKIWEDRSVYPEKTIAMFRTGLNTGWGRRERSKSGRTKVAERGAEGAAENPKAVLKSKIVAEFRPQSLMDALVAYKHTEDQIEMKEKQLSTMRVDVCSTETLKRLKDKAGGKKFSKDFEEASAKLEEFVNGLDKQVKNGPSLTETLENAGIFYEAQYKEVKVVVNAYKTFANRVSNLKKKLDQLKATLPDPEESPLPSPSMDAPSPTGSESPFQGMGEEDSLSPVSITPEPAKDNRDVEDMELSDVDDDLSKIIVDDRKEKQVVSSSTSTKTTDSVPSAVPSTSATPTTASITPPLSATASPPTPIPTPPTPPSPTPPTPPTPTPAKAPNAVTTLSSTTLPLPNLANVDLAKISSILSSLTSVMKNTGVSPASRPSPGTPTTPTTLSGSLKTPVQGTAAPGSQNPLANILSKVDISPESILSALSKTQASSAPGLQGLSSLLQNVAGNTALSSGIASHSTSTSPVNTTVCSMKERNVPSNTSPFVAKSFGFSPNSSVSEVSSTSVIKTSMAHSPGLSSSSFKQPVNSDGFTSPSRSSTETSMSQSSEVSKTKTESESCSPTSLEMKIHNFLKGNPGFSGLNLNIPILSSLGATSTPSESHSSDFHRGPTSTSVDNVDGTPVRDERSGTPTQDEMMDKPTSSNVDTMSLISKLISPGSSTPSSTGSPPQSRNEDFSQELSNSVPSYRPFNLGGNSSPSAYGQASDSMEKCSSLMESSQEKFYPDTSFKEDEDYRDFDYSGPPPSAMVNLEKKPAKSILKSSKHLDQVEFQSLMSGFGHQSQELGVQSTFPSTLGSVLDQKSCGQLPSPPDMYGNYSLRGSDIDPDRSPSPSKSDTFFTPDSNHNSLSKSLVHSGLSQNQYADSPHSGPSRPLFPTQNTPSSTSIRPPISNLEASLSSVISATSTIEFKNMLKIASRKPSEDSQTPKSTANEGALSNVSQTGISADQQQLQEEHYRIETRVSSSSLDLPDSTEEKGAPIETLGYHNARNRRLSGEPIQTVESIRVLGKGNRGHGQDAGRLGWFEMSNSGNSFDKGPSNTPELSTVSGNSGMTGFKNQHPPHFQENVSNFRANNFSTAFDHHIPPPPPPPPPPPPLPLAPPIAPPLELGPPFQREQVGPPPSGLPAAPPVDHGSLFTRDHTVPPHIPSVEHTNPFSNETSAPLPLPLGVPPLPPIEHGGIPFPAPPLPPLDRGVVPFSVPPPPPAPPVERGGIPFSPPPLLDHSGIPFAKEHNTLHQGAMNEHFNLHPGPPGNLVGPPGNLMTPPQQDHGCPPLGRLQENLALPAHMRDQHGPSFSGHPPSLLGPPPRENMHQSGMMRNPRPDFRPRNHFQNRDPSRGLKRPRPPFGRGPPYFAPKRPFYPPRY; encoded by the exons CTGCTTTTCCACATCGATTGAATCTCTTTTATGTAGCTAATGATGTTATACAGAACTGTAAAAGGAAAAATGCAATTGTCTTTCGTGAAACATTTGCAGAAGTGCTGCCAGAAGCATCTACATTGGTGAA GGATGCCTCCATTTCTAAATCCGTAGAACGGATATTTAAAATCTGGGAAGACAGAAGTGTGTACCCTGAAAAGACAATTGCAATGTTCCGGACTGGTTTAA ACACGGGATGGGGGAGACGAGAGAGGAGCAAGAGTGGACGGACCAAGGTAGCTGAGAGAGGAGCGGAAGGAG CAGCTGAAAATCCAAAAGCAGTGCTGAAATCCAAGATTGTTGCTGAATTCAGA CCACAGTCTCTCATGGATGCATTGGTTGCATATAAACATACAGAAGATCAGATAGAAATGAAGGAGAAGCAACTTTCCACCATGAGGGTAGATGTGTGTAGCACAGAAACACTGAAACGCTTGAAAG ATAAAGCAGGAGGGAAGAAGTTCTCCAAAGACTTTGAGGAAGCAAGTGCCAAGCTTGAGGAGTTTGTAAATGGCTTAGACAAGCAAGTGAAAAATGGCCCATCTTTAACAGAGACGCTTGAGAATGCTGGTATATTCTATGAAGCCCAATATAAAGAAGTCAAGGTGGTAGTAAAT gcttATAAAACATTTGCTAACCGAGTTAGCAATCTAAAGAAAAAACTAGACCAGCTGAAAGCAACTCTTCCTGATCCAGAGGAGTCTCCTCTTCCTTCACCAAGTATGGATGCCCCCTCGCCAACTGGTTCAGAATCTCCTTTCCAGGGAATGGGTGAAGAAGACTCCTTATCCCCCGTGTCCATAACCCCAGAGCCTGCAAAAGATAATCGGGATGTGGAGGACATGGAGCTGTCTGATGTAGATGATGATTTGTCAAAAATCATCG TGGATGATAGGAAAGAGAAGCAAGTGGTTTCTTCATCAACTTCAACAAAAACAACAGATAGCGTCCCCAGTGCAGTGCCGTCTACTTCTGCAACACCAACTACTGCTTCCATAACGCCACCTCTTAGTGCTACAGCCTCCCCACCCACTCCTATTCCAACACCTCCCACTCCACCCTCTCCTACTCCTCCTACCCCTCCCACACCTACCCCTGCAAAAGCACCAAATGCTGTGACAACTCTCTCTTCCACAACACTTCCTTTACCAAACCTTGCAAATGTCGACCTGGCCAAGATCAGCTCAATTCTCAGCAGCTTAACATCAGTCATGAAGAATACAG GGGTGAGTCCTGCTTCTAGGCCTTCCCCTGGGACACCAACGACTCCAACGACTCTTTCTGGTAGTCTGAAGACTCCAGTTCAGGGAACAGCAGCTCCTGGGTCTCAGAATCCATTAGCCAATATTCTCTCGAAGGTCGATATCTCTCCAGAGAGTATTCTTTCAGCACTCTCCAAAACCCAGGCCTCTTCAGCACCAGGACTGCAAG GTTTGTCATCTTTGCTTCAGAACGTAGCTGGAAATACAGCTTTATCAAGTGGAATTGCTTCTCATAGCACTTCGACATCCCCAGTCAACACCACAGTTTGCAgtatgaaagaaagaaatgtcccTTCCAATACTTCACCTTTTGTTGCCAAAAGTTTTGGTTTTTCTCCAAATTCATCTGTTTCTGAAGTTTCTTCTACTTCAGTAATCAAGACCTCCATGGCTCATAGTCCAGGGCTTTCCAGTTCTAGTTTCAAACAACCAGTTAATTCTGATGGCTTCACCAGTCCATCCCGTTCATCTACAGAAACCTCAATGAGCCAGTCATCAGAGGTTTCCAAGACCAAGACCGAATCAGAGTCTTGCTCACCAACTAGTCTAGAAATGAAAATTCATAATTTTTTAAAGGGAAACCCTGGTTTTAGTGGTTTAAATTTGAATATCCCAATTCTAAGCAGCTTGGGAGCCACTAGTACCCCATCTGAAAGTCACTCATCAGATTTCCATCGAGGTCCTACTAGCACCTCAGTGGACAATGTAGATGGAACACCTGTTCGTGATGAAAGGAGTGGAACACCTACTCAGGATGAGATGATGGATAAACCAACTTCAAGTAATGTGGACACCATGTCTTTAATATCTAAGCTAATAAGTCCTGGATCATCTACACCGAGTAGCACAGGATCACCGCCACAGAGCAGAAATGAAGATTTTTCTCAAGAACTGTCTAATTCTGTGCCTTCCTATAGACCTTTCAATCTCGGGGGAAATTCCTCACCATCAGCATATGGACAAGCCTCTGATAGTATGGAAAAATGCTCTTCATTAATGGAGTCTTCACAAGAGAAATTCTATCCAGATACATCTTTTAAAGAGGATGAAGACTATCGTGACTTTGACTATTCAGGACCCCCACCCTCTGCCATGGTAAATCTTGAGAAGAAACCTGCAAAATCTATTTTAAAATCAAGTAAGCACCTTGATCAAGTAGAATTCCAGTCGCTGATGTCTGGTTTTGGTCATCAATCTCAAGAGCTTGGTGTGCAGTCTACTTTTCCTTCGACATTAGGATCTGTACTTGATCAGAAGAGCTGTGGTCAGTTGCCATCACCACCTGATATGTATGGAAATTACAGTCTAAGGGGAAGTGATATAGATCCAGACAGGTCACCCTCACCTAGTAAGAGTGACACATTTTTCACACCTGACTCCAATCATAATAGTTTGTCAAAATCTCTAGTACATTCTGGTTTGTCCCAGAATCAATATGCAGACTCCCCTCATTCAGGCCCTAGTAGACCACTTTTCCCTACTCAGAATACCCCTTCTAGCACTTCTATTAGACCCCCGATTTCTAACCTGGAGGCATCTCTAAGCTCAGTTATTTCAGCAACTTCAACTATTGAGTTTAAGAACATGCTGAAAATTGCATCTCGCAAGCCTTCTGAAGACAGTCAGACTCCTAAAAGCACTGCTAATGAAGGAGCCCTGTCTAATGTGAGTCAGACTGGAATATCTGCTGACCAGCAGCAGCTTCAGGAAGAGCATTATCGCATAGAAACTAGAGTATCCTCATCTTCTTTAGACTTGCCTGATAGTACGGAAGAGAAAGGAGCCCCTATAGAAACCTTGGGTTACCATAATGCCAGAAATAGGAGGCTCTCGGGAGAACCCATTCAGACAGTAGAATCTATCCGAGTCCTTGGGAAAGGGAATAGAGGACATGGACAAGATGCAGGTAGGTTAGGTTGGTTTGAAATGAGTAACTCAGGAAATTCTTTTGATAAAGGCCCATCGAATACTCCTGAACTATCCACTGTGAGTGGAAACAGTGGAATGACTGGATTTAAAAACCAGCACCCACCACACTTTCAGGAAAATGTAAGTAATTTCAGAGCAAATAATTTCAGCACTGCTTTTGATCATCATattcctccaccacctccaccaccacCTCCGCCACCACCACTTCCTCTTGCACCCCCCATTGCACCTCCCTTAGAGCTTGGACCTCCTTTCCAGAGAGAACAAGTTGGCCCGCCACCATCTGGACTGCCTGCTGCCCCACCAGTGGATCATGGAAGTCTCTTTACCAGGGATCACACTGTTCCTCCACATATACCATCAGTGGAGCatacaaatcctttttcaaaCGAGACATCAGCCCCACTGCCTTTGCCTCTTGGTGTGCCCCCCCTTCCACCAATTGAACATGGTGGTATTCcatttcctgcccctcctctccctcctttagACCGTGGAGTAGTTCCATTTTCTGTTCCCCCTCCACCACCAGCCCCACCTGTAGAGCGTGGGGGTAttccattttctccccctccactGTTAGATCATAGTGGTATTCCATTTGCAAAGGAGCATAACACCCTGCATCAAGGAGCAATGAATGAGCATTTTAATTTGCATCCAGGACCACCAGGCAACCTTGTGGGACCACCAGGCAACCTTATGACCCCACCTCAACAAGACCACGGATGTCCACCACTTGGTAGACTTCAGGAAAACCTAGCCCTGCCTGCACACATGCGAGATCAGCATGGACCATCCTTTAGTGGTCATCCTCCTTCACTTCTTGGCCCACCTCCTAGAGAAAATATGCATCAGAGTGGAATGATGAGAAACCCACGGCCAGATTTTAGGCCCAGGAACCATTTCCAAAATAGAGACCCATCTCGTGGCTTAAAAAGGCCTAGGCCCCCTTTTGGTAGGGGACCGCCATATTTTGCACCAAAACGCCCATTTTACCCTCCTCGGTATTGA